DNA sequence from the Halococcus salsus genome:
GCTGTAGCGCAGGTAGAACTTCCGGTTCTCCCCGTAGTTCGGGTGGAGCGCCATCCCGAGCAGCCCCATCTCGCCGCTGATCTCCGCGAGCCGGTCGCCGACGTCGACGAACGGCTCGTCGCGCAGACCGCCACCGTCGTAGACGTAGACCTGGCCGAGCCGGTCGGTGATGTAGTAGCGGCCGTCGCGGTTCGTGGGCACCTCGAAATCCAACGGGGCTGTCGGCCCGCCGTCGACGATGGTCTCGATCCGAACAGTGGGCCCCTCGGAGACCACCGAGGCGGCGGTCGCCTCCTCGTCCTCCGAGTCGGTGGCGGAGGCCTGCGTGCTCGACCCGCCCCCGACCTCGATCGTCCCGCGCATCGAGGTGATGTGTGGTTCACAGACGTATTCAGCCATCTCCTCGCTCGCGGTGAACTCGACCGTCTGTGTTGCACCCTCCTCGCTCACGATGTCGGTCCGTTGCAGCACGTTCCCGTCGGCGTCGAGCAGCGCGACGTTGTGTCCCTGCCCATCGAGGTTCTCCCAGACCAGCCGGTACTCGACCCCGGGATCGAGCGAGAGAGTCGGGTTGGTCTCGCCCGCGATCGAGTCGGGCGCGCGTCCCTGCCAGCCGTCGATCTCACCGCCCAACCGGATCGTCTCCTGCGACTGGGCGCTCACCCTACCGAGGCTCGCCGCTCCCGCGACCCCGGCGGCCGCGATGGTGGTCCGCAGGAACTGTCGTCGCGACGATCCCTCATCCGACCTTCGTCGTTTGGATAACATGGCTGAACGGAGTTCGATACGGTTGCGGGCCACCGACCGCCCTCCCACACCGGATCGCTTGTTTCGGATCGGCTGTCGAAACGGGTTAATTCCGACGATGTTCGGACGACGACCGCCTCAGAATCGGTCCGACCGTCCGGCAGCCGCCCAGCCGTCGAGCGGTGCGGACTTCGGCACGCGAACCTGCCGACCCTGGAGCGCCGCGACCCGCCCCGCGAACGCCCACCGCTTGCCGTCCCAGGTCTCCTTCGCCTCGCTCCTGGCGGCCGCCGCGCGCTCCTGGTCGCCGAGGTGGGTCCCGAGCGCGGCCGCGATGGCGGCGGCTTCCTCACTGCTGGCGTCGTCGGGGATCGCTCGCGCGAGGGCCTCGGCCAGTGAGTCCCTCTCCATCAGAGTGGGATGTTGCCGTGTTTCCGGTCGGGGCCCGACGTGCGCTTGCTCGACAGCATTTCGAGGTCCTCGATCAGGATCGAACGGGTCGCCTTGGGTTCGATGACGTCGTCGACGAAGCCACGCTCGGCGGCGATGTAGGGGTTCGCGAAGGTATCGCGGTACTCGTCGATGAGTTCGTCGCGGCGGGCCTCGACGTCGTCGGCCTCCTCCAACTCGTCGTCGTAGAGGATGTTCACCGCGCCCTGGGGCCCCATCACGGCGATCTCGGCCCCCGGCCACGCGTAGTTGACGTCGGCCTCGATGTGTTTCGAGGCCATCACGTCGTAGGCCCCGCCGTAGGCTTTCCTCGTGATCGTGGTGAGGAGGGGAACCGTGGCTTCGGAGTAGGCGTAGAGGAGCTTCGCGCCGTGTTTGATGATCCCGCCCTTTTCCTGCTCGGTGCCGGGCATGAACCCCGGCACGTCGACGAAGGTTAGGATAGGAATGTTGAACGCGTCACAGAAGCGGACGAACCGCGAACCCTTGAGCGAGGCGTCGATGTCGAGGGTGCCCGCGTTGACGCGAGGCTGGTTCGCCACGACGCCCACTGCGCGGCCGTCGAGCCGTGCGAACGCCGTCACGAGATTGCGGGCGTAGGAGTCCGCGACCTCGAACAGCGAGCCCTCGTCCACGATCCGGTCGACCACCGCGGTCATGTCGTAGGGTTTGCGCGGCGCGTCGGGGACGAGATCCGAGAGGTCGTCGTCGGCCCGTTCGGGGTCGTCCCACGGATCGACTCTCGGAGGGTCCTCGACGTTGTTCTGCGGGAGGTAGGAGAGGAGTCGCCGGATGTCGTCGAGCGCCTGCTCCTCGTCGGTCTCCGAGAAGTGCGCGACACCGCTGTCCTCGGTGTGGGCCGAGGCACCACCGAGTTCCTCGAAGGAGACCTCCTCACCGGTGACGGTCTCGATGACCTCCGGGCCGGTGATGAACATGTGGCTGGTGTCCTCGACCATGAAGATGAAGTCCGTGATGGCGGGCGAGTAGACCGCCCCGCCCGCACACGGGCCCATGATCGCGGAGATCTGCGGCACGACACCGGAGGCCTGCTGGTTTCGGTGGAAGACCTCCGCGTAGCCCGCCAGCGAGTCGATCCCCTCTTGGATCCGTGCGCCCGCCGAGTCGTTGAGCCCGATGATCGGCGCACCGACCTCCATCGCCTCGTCCATCACCTTACAGACCTTCTCGGCGAACACCTCTCCCAGAGAACCACCGAACACCGTGAAGTCGTGGGCGAAGACGAAGACCGTCCGACCGTCGACGTCGCCGTAGCCCGTGACCACCCCGTCGCCCGGCAGCTTGTGCTCGTCCATGTCGAAGTTGGTCGAGCGATGCGTGCGGAGCTGGTCGAACTCGTGGAAGGTATCGTCGTCGAGGAAGTACTCGATCCGCTCGCGAGCGGTCTTCTTCCCCCGGTCGTGCTGGGCCTCGATACGCTCCTCGCCGCCACCCAGTGCCGCCGCCCGTTTTCGCTCCCGGAGCTCCTCGATGGGGCTCCTGTCGTCCGAATCGTCGCTCATCGCCACACCCCGTCGGACCTAGCCATACTCCATCATCGATTCGGGGTGGAAAAGGGATTGCGATACCCCGGACGAGGCTGCCGTCGGCCACAGGTAGTAATAGGTCGGGGTCGAACGGGGCCCCATGAGCGACGACCTCCCCCCGATACTCGACGTCCGAGACGCGCTCGACGAGATCGAAACCAGCGCCGACGCCGACGTCGGCGACGACCTCGAGGCGATCCGGGCGCGGCTCGACGAACTCGACGACCGTGGCCGCGCGGACGACCAGTCGGTGGTCGACGACATCGACGGGCTCGTGCTCGGGCTCCGGGAATCGCTCGACGGCGAAGCCGACCGCCGGGCGGAGGGCGTCCAGAACCGCCTCCGAACCTACCGGGACGCGCTCCACGACGCCTCGACCACCCTCTCGTTGTCGGGAGCCGAACTCCGCGACGGGTCGGGGGATCGCGCTGGCGTCGTGGACCACGCGGGCGAAACCGTGGACCTGGTCGGCACGCTCGTCAACGGGGGCGACGCACGTGCGGCGGTCGTCTCGCTCGCCTTTCACGACAACGACGGCGCTCCGGTTCGGAAGGTCGAGAGCCACGAAGTGGGGCTCGACTCGGACGAACGCCGCGACGTCGGTCTCACCGTCTACGTCCCCGAGAACGCGGCGTACTACGCCACGACGGCGCTCGACGCCGACGACCCGCGGGCGACGAGCGATACCGACGCGCCCGACGGGAACGAGTAGGCCGGACCGCCTACCGAAGCGGCCCGGGGATGATGAAGTAGTCGCCCGCCTCCGGCGTGAGGAAGAGGTCCCGGAAGTTGAGGAGGAGCACGACGACGACGACGGCGAGGATCACCGTTCTGAGACCCCAGAGCCACACCGTCGCGAGCGAATCGGCGCTCGAACCCGTTCGGAACTCCGCGACGGCGTCCTTGCCGAGCACCCAACCGACGAAGACCACGACGCCGAGCACGGTGACCGGGAGCAACAGCGAGACGCCGACGCCGTCGAACCAGCTCAGCCACGCGGTGTCCCACGCCGAGGGGATCCCGAGAACGAAGGCCACACCGCCGAGCGTCGCCGCCGTTCGCCCGCGCAGGAATCCGTAGTTGTCGACGAGGAACGCCACGGCGGCTTCGAGCAGACTGATCGACGACGAGAGCGCCGCGATCAACACCACGCCGAAGAAGACGATGCCGACGACCCGGCCGACGATGCCCCCGCCGGGGAGGTTCGCCATCGCGGTCGGGATCGAGACGAACACCGCGCCGGGCCCGCTCGTGCTGGCCGAGACGCCCTGGGCGAACAACAGCGGCAACACCACGAGTCCCGCGATCACGCCGATGGCGGTGTTCGCGATACCGATGGTGAGGCCGTCGGCGAGGAGGCTGTCGTCCTCGCCGAGGTAGGAGGCGTAGGTTATCATCACGCTGAACCCGACCGAGAGCGAGAAGAACGCCTGGCCGAACGCCGCCGGCAGCACCGTCCCGGCGTTCGAGACGATGGCGTTCAGGTCGGGCTCCAGGAAGAAGGCGTAGCCCTCGCCCGCGCCGGGGAGGGTCGCCGCGAAGATAGCGAGGCCCACCAGTAGGACCACGATCGCCGGCACCATCACCTTGGTCGCGAGCTCGATGCCGTCCTCGATCCCGAGCGCGACGACCCCGACCGTGATCGCCATGAAGACCACGTGGGTGATGACCGACGACGACCCCACGGAGATCGCCCCGAAGTAGCCTTCGGGCGCGGCGAGCGCGGCCCCGGTGATCGAACCGCCGATGTATCGGATCACCCAGCCACCGATCACGCTGTAGTACGAGAGCGTCCAGAAGGAGGCGAGGATACCGAGCGCGCCGACCACCCACCACGCGGGGTGGTTGAGTTTCTTGAACGCGCCGATCGCGCTGGTGTTCGCGCGCCGGCCGATCACGAACTCGCCGAGCAGTACCGGGATCCCGATCAACAGTACCGCGAAGAGGTAGACGACGAGGAACGCCGCCCCCCCGTTCGCCGAGGTTTGGAACGGAAACCGCCAGATGTTGCCCAGTCCGACCGCGCTCCCAACCGCCGCGAGGATGAACCCCGCCCGGGTCGTCCAGGTCTCACGTGTTGCCATGGATGCCGGGTTCCAAACCCGTGAACAAAAGCGTTCGTGAAACGATCGCGTGGTTCGGCCTCGTCAGTGCGCGTGTTCGCCCCGTCGAATCAGGGAACCAACACGAGCTTGCCGAAGAAGCTGTCCTCGAGCACCGCGCGCTGGGCCTCGTCCGCCTCGTCGAGGTCGTACTCCCGCGCCACGTCGACCGTCAGCTCGCCCCCGTCCATGAGGTAGGCCAGCCGCCGAAGCGCGACCCGGAGGTCCGGCGTGTTGAACATCGACATGAACTGGTAGGAGACGTCCTTGCTCCGGGCGACGCCGTCGTGCTCGAACCCCACCTGTGGATCGTTCTCGCCGATCCCGACCACTCGCGCGCCGGTCGCCGCGACCTCCGCGTCGAACTGGAGGTAGTCGTCGAGCCGGTGGTCGAGAATTACGTCTACTCCCTCGGTCGCGCCGGCGCGGTCGGTCGCGGCCCCGCGCACCGCATCCGCGAGGTCTTCGCGCGAGTAGTCCAGCACGACGTCCGCCCCGAGGTCGGCCAGTCGGTCGTGGTAGTCGGGGCTGGCGGTCGTGACGACGTGCGCACCCGCCGCGGCGGCGACCTGGATAGCGACGTGGCCCACCCCGCCGCTGCCGCCGTGGATCAGACAGGTCTCGCCGGGTTCGAGGCCCGCGTGGTCGACCAGCGCGCGCCACGCGGTGGCCGCGACGACCCCCGCCGCGCCCGCCTCGGTCGCGTCCACCCCGTCGGGGAGCCCCACGAGATACTCGACCGGTACCGTCGCGTACTCCGCGTAGCTTCCCTGGTGACTCCGGCCGACCCCGGTGCCGTAGACCCGGTCGCCGTCCTCGAACTCCTCGACACCTTCCCCGACGGCGACCACCTCGCCCGCGAAGTCGATCCCGGGCGTCATCGGGAGGGTGAACGGCTCGTACGACCCCTCCCGGAAGTAGGTGTCGACGGGGTTCACGCCCGCCGCGTGGACCTCGACCAGGACCTCCTCGTTCGCCGGCTCGGGTCGGTCGACCTCGTCGACCCGGAGCACGTCGGGACCACCGTGGTCGTGAAAGCGGACTGCGCGCATGGCTCCCAATGGATGGCGGACGGGGAAAAGCCATCGGCGTCGGGGCGGGTCCGTCAGCGCTTTCCGGGGCGGGGGGCTACCGGTGTCGATGCGGTTGATCGCCCACCGTGCGTTCGCCAGCAGCTACCCCGAGAACACGCTC
Encoded proteins:
- a CDS encoding acc operon protein, giving the protein MERDSLAEALARAIPDDASSEEAAAIAAALGTHLGDQERAAAARSEAKETWDGKRWAFAGRVAALQGRQVRVPKSAPLDGWAAAGRSDRF
- a CDS encoding acyl-CoA carboxylase subunit beta yields the protein MSDDSDDRSPIEELRERKRAAALGGGEERIEAQHDRGKKTARERIEYFLDDDTFHEFDQLRTHRSTNFDMDEHKLPGDGVVTGYGDVDGRTVFVFAHDFTVFGGSLGEVFAEKVCKVMDEAMEVGAPIIGLNDSAGARIQEGIDSLAGYAEVFHRNQQASGVVPQISAIMGPCAGGAVYSPAITDFIFMVEDTSHMFITGPEVIETVTGEEVSFEELGGASAHTEDSGVAHFSETDEEQALDDIRRLLSYLPQNNVEDPPRVDPWDDPERADDDLSDLVPDAPRKPYDMTAVVDRIVDEGSLFEVADSYARNLVTAFARLDGRAVGVVANQPRVNAGTLDIDASLKGSRFVRFCDAFNIPILTFVDVPGFMPGTEQEKGGIIKHGAKLLYAYSEATVPLLTTITRKAYGGAYDVMASKHIEADVNYAWPGAEIAVMGPQGAVNILYDDELEEADDVEARRDELIDEYRDTFANPYIAAERGFVDDVIEPKATRSILIEDLEMLSSKRTSGPDRKHGNIPL
- a CDS encoding DUF7553 family protein, with translation MSDDLPPILDVRDALDEIETSADADVGDDLEAIRARLDELDDRGRADDQSVVDDIDGLVLGLRESLDGEADRRAEGVQNRLRTYRDALHDASTTLSLSGAELRDGSGDRAGVVDHAGETVDLVGTLVNGGDARAAVVSLAFHDNDGAPVRKVESHEVGLDSDERRDVGLTVYVPENAAYYATTALDADDPRATSDTDAPDGNE
- a CDS encoding sodium-dependent transporter; translated protein: MATRETWTTRAGFILAAVGSAVGLGNIWRFPFQTSANGGAAFLVVYLFAVLLIGIPVLLGEFVIGRRANTSAIGAFKKLNHPAWWVVGALGILASFWTLSYYSVIGGWVIRYIGGSITGAALAAPEGYFGAISVGSSSVITHVVFMAITVGVVALGIEDGIELATKVMVPAIVVLLVGLAIFAATLPGAGEGYAFFLEPDLNAIVSNAGTVLPAAFGQAFFSLSVGFSVMITYASYLGEDDSLLADGLTIGIANTAIGVIAGLVVLPLLFAQGVSASTSGPGAVFVSIPTAMANLPGGGIVGRVVGIVFFGVVLIAALSSSISLLEAAVAFLVDNYGFLRGRTAATLGGVAFVLGIPSAWDTAWLSWFDGVGVSLLLPVTVLGVVVFVGWVLGKDAVAEFRTGSSADSLATVWLWGLRTVILAVVVVVLLLNFRDLFLTPEAGDYFIIPGPLR
- a CDS encoding NADPH:quinone reductase, giving the protein MRAVRFHDHGGPDVLRVDEVDRPEPANEEVLVEVHAAGVNPVDTYFREGSYEPFTLPMTPGIDFAGEVVAVGEGVEEFEDGDRVYGTGVGRSHQGSYAEYATVPVEYLVGLPDGVDATEAGAAGVVAATAWRALVDHAGLEPGETCLIHGGSGGVGHVAIQVAAAAGAHVVTTASPDYHDRLADLGADVVLDYSREDLADAVRGAATDRAGATEGVDVILDHRLDDYLQFDAEVAATGARVVGIGENDPQVGFEHDGVARSKDVSYQFMSMFNTPDLRVALRRLAYLMDGGELTVDVAREYDLDEADEAQRAVLEDSFFGKLVLVP